The uncultured Cohaesibacter sp. genome window below encodes:
- the choX gene encoding choline ABC transporter substrate-binding protein, translated as MKLAAAATILALSTSAAFADCSLVTFSDVGWTDITATTATTSTILQALGYKTDTRILSLPVTYISLEEGKVDVFLGTWLPSMEADIKPYREKGTIDTVRANLTGAKYTLATNAAGAKLGITDFASIATHADELKSSIYGIEPGNDGNRLIMTMIEKNAFNLKDFKIRESSEQGMLSQVQRLSKRDQPIVFLGWEPHPMNSSFELTYLSGGDEFFGPDFGGATVYTNTRAGYANECPNVGKLLNNLEFSLKMENEIMGYILNDGKKAEDAAKIWLKANPSVLDKWLDGVETLDGKPALPAAKSALGL; from the coding sequence GGCAGCCGCAGCAACCATCCTTGCCTTGTCCACCTCAGCTGCCTTTGCAGACTGTTCATTGGTAACCTTCTCCGATGTAGGTTGGACCGACATCACGGCAACAACAGCCACAACGAGCACCATTCTTCAGGCGCTTGGCTACAAGACCGACACCCGCATCCTTTCCTTGCCCGTGACCTATATCTCGCTCGAAGAGGGCAAGGTGGACGTCTTTCTCGGCACCTGGCTGCCAAGCATGGAAGCGGACATCAAACCCTATCGTGAAAAAGGTACTATCGACACCGTCCGCGCCAATCTGACGGGGGCAAAATACACCCTTGCCACCAACGCCGCCGGTGCAAAGCTGGGCATCACCGATTTCGCGTCTATTGCCACGCATGCCGACGAGTTGAAGAGCTCCATCTATGGCATCGAGCCGGGCAATGACGGCAATCGACTGATCATGACTATGATTGAAAAGAACGCCTTCAACCTGAAAGATTTCAAGATCCGCGAAAGCTCGGAGCAGGGCATGCTCAGCCAGGTCCAGCGGCTCTCGAAACGGGATCAGCCGATCGTCTTTCTGGGCTGGGAACCGCATCCCATGAATTCGAGTTTCGAATTGACCTATCTGAGCGGCGGGGACGAGTTCTTCGGGCCAGACTTTGGCGGCGCAACGGTCTATACCAACACCCGAGCCGGATATGCAAATGAGTGCCCAAATGTTGGCAAACTGCTAAATAACCTTGAGTTTTCCCTCAAAATGGAAAATGAGATCATGGGTTACATCCTCAACGACGGGAAAAAGGCCGAAGACGCTGCAAAGATCTGGCTAAAAGCCAATCCTTCCGTTTTGGATAAATGGCTCGATGGTGTAGAAACTCTCGATGGCAAACCTGCATTGCCAGCAGCAAAGTCCGCACTGGGGCTTTGA
- the choW gene encoding choline ABC transporter permease subunit — translation MEWLYSHKIPVGDWASALFEWIRMNLGGPLDSLSLILEQIINSILWVLHTPHPLIVIAVFVALTWLIQRSWKTCVLVGLGFLFILNQGYWRETTESLTLVLTSCAVCMALGVPIGIAAAHRPRLYALLRPILDLMQTLPTFVYLIPAIVFFGIGMVPGLIATVVFVLPAPIRLTQLGISSTPEKLIEAVRAFGGTRRDVLIKAELPHARPQIMAGLNQTIMLALSMVVIAALVGADGLGVPVVRALNQVNTSLGFESGFVIVVVAIILDRILNRKREH, via the coding sequence GTGGAATGGCTCTATTCCCACAAGATTCCCGTAGGGGATTGGGCAAGCGCGCTGTTTGAATGGATTCGCATGAATCTAGGAGGGCCACTCGATAGCCTGAGCCTGATCCTCGAACAGATCATCAACAGCATCCTGTGGGTTCTGCACACACCGCATCCACTGATTGTTATCGCAGTGTTTGTCGCGCTGACCTGGCTCATTCAGAGAAGCTGGAAGACTTGCGTGCTGGTCGGGCTCGGTTTCCTGTTCATCCTCAATCAGGGATACTGGCGCGAAACCACCGAAAGCCTGACACTTGTTCTGACCTCATGCGCCGTCTGCATGGCGCTGGGCGTTCCCATCGGCATTGCCGCAGCGCACCGGCCAAGACTTTACGCCTTACTGCGGCCGATCCTCGATCTGATGCAAACGCTGCCCACCTTTGTCTATCTCATCCCCGCCATCGTCTTTTTCGGCATAGGTATGGTGCCGGGACTCATTGCTACCGTTGTCTTCGTGCTGCCAGCCCCCATCCGCCTGACCCAACTCGGCATTTCCTCAACACCGGAAAAGCTGATTGAGGCCGTCCGGGCCTTTGGCGGAACCCGACGGGACGTTTTGATCAAGGCAGAGCTGCCCCACGCCCGTCCGCAGATCATGGCAGGTCTCAACCAGACCATCATGCTGGCGCTGTCGATGGTGGTGATCGCGGCCCTTGTCGGCGCAGACGGGTTAGGGGTTCCTGTCGTACGGGCCCTCAATCAGGTCAACACCAGCCTCGGGTTTGAAAGCGGCTTTGTCATCGTCGTGGTCGCCATCATCCTTGACCGAATCTTGAACAGGAAACGCGAGCATTGA
- the choV gene encoding choline ABC transporter ATP-binding protein, whose translation MTTAIKLEKVSIVFGDKPESALPYMDQGLTRTAIQEKSNQIMAVQDCSFDVEEGEIFVLMGLSGSGKSTLLRAVNGLNPVVRGAVHVNTGDNLLNVTKASAQKLRNIRRNRVAMVFQQFALLPWRTVAENVGLGLELSGMPRRLRREAAMEQLALVGLEGWADNQVSELSGGMQQRVGLARAFATKAPILLMDEPFSALDPLIRCKLQDELLDLQKKLKRTILFVSHDLDEAFKLGNRIAIMEGGHIKQIGTPQTIFSKPADDYVSEFVANMNPLGVLRVCDGMVSPKSTQYEKTIGADVLLSASLDLLVKSTSPLGVIRNGQTVGELSARNALRLLSGCPGNEA comes from the coding sequence TTGACGACCGCCATCAAACTCGAAAAAGTCTCCATCGTTTTTGGTGACAAACCCGAATCTGCCTTGCCCTATATGGATCAGGGACTTACCCGCACAGCGATTCAGGAAAAGTCAAACCAGATCATGGCCGTTCAGGATTGCTCCTTCGACGTTGAGGAGGGCGAGATATTTGTCCTGATGGGATTGTCCGGTTCTGGCAAGTCGACCCTGCTGCGCGCGGTCAACGGCCTCAACCCGGTCGTGCGGGGTGCGGTTCATGTCAACACCGGAGACAATCTTCTGAACGTCACCAAAGCATCGGCCCAGAAACTGCGCAATATCCGGCGCAACCGAGTCGCCATGGTCTTCCAGCAATTTGCACTTTTGCCATGGCGCACGGTGGCGGAAAATGTCGGCCTCGGGTTGGAACTGTCTGGCATGCCACGACGTCTGCGCCGGGAAGCAGCCATGGAACAGTTGGCGCTGGTGGGACTTGAAGGCTGGGCCGACAATCAGGTCAGTGAACTGTCCGGCGGCATGCAGCAGCGGGTGGGGCTCGCCCGCGCCTTCGCAACGAAGGCGCCGATCCTGCTGATGGACGAACCCTTTTCCGCGCTCGATCCGCTTATCCGCTGCAAGCTGCAGGATGAACTGCTCGACCTGCAGAAAAAGCTCAAGCGGACGATCCTGTTTGTCAGTCATGATCTGGACGAAGCCTTCAAACTGGGCAACCGCATTGCGATCATGGAAGGTGGCCACATCAAACAGATCGGCACACCGCAAACAATCTTTTCAAAACCGGCAGATGATTATGTCTCCGAGTTTGTCGCCAACATGAACCCGCTCGGCGTTCTACGTGTGTGCGATGGCATGGTAAGCCCCAAGAGCACACAATATGAAAAGACCATCGGCGCCGATGTTCTTCTGTCGGCCAGCCTCGACCTACTGGTGAAATCGACTAGTCCACTCGGGGTCATCCGCAATGGCCAGACCGTCGGCGAACTGTCTGCCCGCAATGCCTTGCGCCTGCTGTCGGGGTGCCCTGGGAATGAAGCCTGA
- a CDS encoding TrkA family potassium uptake protein: protein MNNRSFVVIGLGTFGSTVARELANFGNPVLGIDSREQNVAALADTLSEAIIADGRDEVALKEAGVGDYDVAIIAIGEDLEANILCTMNTKLLGVKTIWVKALNKTHHRILSRLGADRIILPEQEVGQHIAQMLHNPQVRDYVSLGNGYHVVDFKVPKLLDGVSVSDPKWFDVDDLRVLGFMRDSQYYSGVNQSEPLKEDDKLLLLGKRPDLRRFGDSLRGRS, encoded by the coding sequence ATGAATAACCGCAGCTTTGTCGTCATCGGCCTGGGCACATTCGGCAGCACTGTCGCCAGAGAGTTGGCCAACTTCGGCAATCCGGTTCTTGGCATCGATTCAAGGGAACAGAATGTCGCTGCACTGGCTGACACCCTGTCTGAAGCGATTATCGCAGACGGGCGTGACGAGGTGGCGCTCAAGGAAGCCGGCGTCGGCGACTATGATGTTGCCATCATTGCCATTGGCGAAGATCTGGAAGCCAACATTCTCTGCACGATGAACACCAAGCTCCTCGGTGTGAAGACCATCTGGGTCAAGGCGCTCAACAAGACACATCATCGGATCCTTTCCCGGCTGGGGGCAGACCGTATCATTCTGCCTGAACAGGAAGTCGGCCAGCATATCGCCCAGATGCTGCATAACCCTCAGGTGCGGGACTATGTCAGCCTCGGCAATGGCTATCATGTCGTCGACTTCAAGGTGCCAAAGCTGCTCGATGGCGTTTCCGTCTCCGACCCGAAATGGTTTGATGTCGACGATCTGCGTGTTCTGGGTTTCATGCGCGATAGCCAGTATTATTCCGGCGTCAACCAGAGCGAGCCCCTCAAGGAAGACGACAAGCTCTTGTTGCTGGGCAAGCGCCCGGACCTGCGCCGCTTCGGAGACTCCCTCAGAGGCCGGAGTTGA
- a CDS encoding TrkH family potassium uptake protein, with translation MAVSNPKRKVAGYPPPLVLVLLYASLILVGTLGLKLPTATTSPITWSDAMFTATSAVTVTGLAVVDTGQGFTFFGQTIICLLIQLGGLGLMTFAVLILTMLGIPIGFTNRLYLREDLNQTSATDLLALTKTILRVVLLCELIGAAILAMVFVPEFGVQLGLWSAVFHAVSAFNNAGFSLYSDSLSHWVGNPVINITVPCLFIIGGLGFTVIADIWRLRSWQKYSLHSKLMLVGTAILLVVSFASFAALEWNNPATLGGLDWPAKLWASWFQGATTRTAGFNTVDMAGLTDASSLMFMILMVIGSGSTSTGGGIKVTTFIVLVLATLAFFKRQTTIDVFGRRIGPEQIVKVLALVMVSLSIILTGLFVMLVYHEGRFLDVAFETLSAFGTVGLSRGITAEFDSLGRVIIMTIMFVGRVGPLTIGFLLAAQRPKRISYPAGRIYLG, from the coding sequence ATGGCAGTCTCGAACCCGAAGCGCAAAGTGGCCGGTTATCCGCCACCTCTGGTGCTTGTCCTGCTCTATGCGTCGCTGATCCTTGTCGGCACTCTGGGCCTGAAGCTGCCCACGGCAACAACGTCTCCCATCACTTGGTCGGATGCGATGTTCACCGCCACTTCGGCGGTGACGGTGACCGGGCTCGCGGTGGTTGATACGGGGCAGGGGTTCACCTTCTTTGGTCAGACCATTATCTGCCTCTTGATCCAACTTGGCGGACTGGGCTTGATGACCTTCGCCGTCCTGATCCTGACCATGCTCGGGATCCCCATCGGGTTTACCAACCGTCTCTATCTTCGTGAGGATCTCAATCAGACCTCGGCAACCGACCTTCTGGCCTTGACCAAGACTATTCTGCGGGTGGTGCTGCTCTGCGAACTTATCGGCGCGGCCATTCTGGCGATGGTCTTCGTACCCGAATTTGGTGTTCAACTCGGCCTCTGGAGTGCGGTTTTCCATGCCGTATCCGCCTTCAACAATGCCGGATTTTCTCTCTATTCGGATAGCCTGAGCCACTGGGTCGGCAATCCGGTAATCAACATCACGGTGCCTTGCCTTTTCATTATTGGCGGATTGGGCTTCACCGTCATCGCCGATATCTGGCGCCTACGTTCCTGGCAGAAGTATTCCCTTCACAGCAAGCTGATGCTCGTCGGAACGGCCATTCTTCTCGTCGTCTCCTTTGCCAGTTTTGCGGCGCTGGAATGGAACAATCCTGCGACTCTTGGCGGGCTGGACTGGCCAGCCAAACTCTGGGCCAGCTGGTTTCAGGGGGCCACCACCCGAACGGCCGGCTTCAACACCGTAGACATGGCCGGACTGACCGATGCCAGCAGTCTGATGTTTATGATCCTGATGGTCATCGGCTCCGGAAGCACATCAACAGGCGGCGGGATCAAGGTCACCACATTCATCGTGCTCGTTCTGGCGACCCTTGCCTTTTTCAAGCGCCAGACCACGATCGATGTCTTCGGCCGCAGAATCGGACCTGAGCAGATCGTCAAGGTCCTCGCTCTGGTCATGGTCTCCCTGTCAATTATCCTGACGGGATTGTTCGTGATGCTGGTCTATCACGAAGGCCGCTTCCTCGACGTGGCCTTCGAAACCCTGTCGGCCTTCGGCACGGTCGGCCTTTCCCGCGGGATCACCGCCGAATTTGACAGTCTCGGACGCGTTATCATCATGACCATCATGTTCGTCGGACGCGTCGGCCCCTTAACGATAGGCTTCCTTCTGGCCGCGCAGAGACCAAAACGGATCTCCTACCCTGCGGGCAGGATCTATCTGGGATAG
- a CDS encoding response regulator, with the protein MIANRKTSEQTVVHKMLRVLVADDSSVTRDVIRRGIQVYKDHRYLDVTYVADGAAALQVFNKQKIDVAFIDINMPGLTGPQLVSELPNTISKDCLTIAVSGNMDQKAEAVLKEYGAYHFMEKPFKAQDAADVFMTYIVMTEKYRILVVDDSATMRKLACKILNKSRFSFEICEADSAKAALKAIVAERPQIILTDFHMPDVDGIELAGMIRSVSDRIGIYMMSTSDNDHLERSAAFVGITGFLKKPFTAADIDSIMHKRLGLDTPKFGKTRPMFGFLDHYVESNQVMI; encoded by the coding sequence ATGATCGCCAATAGAAAAACATCCGAACAAACCGTCGTTCACAAAATGCTTCGAGTGCTTGTGGCCGATGACAGTTCTGTAACGCGGGATGTGATCCGACGCGGTATTCAGGTCTACAAGGATCACCGCTATCTTGACGTGACCTATGTCGCGGACGGGGCGGCCGCTCTCCAAGTGTTCAATAAGCAGAAGATCGATGTGGCTTTCATCGATATCAACATGCCGGGCCTGACGGGGCCGCAGCTGGTTTCAGAATTGCCGAACACGATCTCGAAAGACTGCCTGACGATTGCTGTTTCGGGCAATATGGACCAGAAGGCGGAAGCCGTACTCAAGGAGTATGGCGCCTATCATTTCATGGAGAAGCCATTCAAGGCGCAGGACGCGGCGGATGTCTTCATGACTTATATCGTGATGACCGAAAAATATCGCATCCTGGTTGTCGATGATTCCGCAACCATGCGCAAACTGGCTTGCAAGATCCTCAACAAAAGCCGCTTTTCGTTTGAAATCTGCGAGGCAGACAGTGCCAAGGCAGCGCTCAAGGCGATTGTTGCAGAGCGCCCGCAAATCATCCTGACCGACTTCCATATGCCAGATGTTGATGGCATAGAACTGGCCGGAATGATCCGCAGCGTTTCCGATCGCATCGGCATTTACATGATGTCGACCAGTGACAATGACCATCTTGAGCGCTCAGCGGCCTTTGTCGGCATCACCGGTTTCCTCAAGAAGCCGTTTACTGCGGCTGACATTGATAGCATCATGCACAAGCGCCTCGGGCTCGATACGCCGAAATTCGGCAAGACCCGCCCGATGTTCGGATTTCTCGATCACTATGTCGAAAGCAATCAGGTCATGATCTGA
- a CDS encoding glycosyltransferase family 39 protein — MSDLGPFPLDPQSPPGYPRQNATPPEADWITSLSDSIESGLSKLCSSRTKSFIALMLFALICFLPGFNSIPPVDRDEARFAQASKQMMESGDYVDIRFQDGTRYKKPVGIYWLQVASAELTGKGANAPIWAYRIPSLVGALLSVGLTFLIGMRMGSVRSGMLAGLGMAAAILLGVEARLAKTDAMLLATILAVQWLIWELYDLRSGLSKPKGALLWIALGVGVLIKGPIILMVSSLTLIVLAIRERSIGWLKGNGWKFGVPLFILITLPWFIAIGIKTDWAFFFDSVGQDMMAKVATGKESHGAPPGTYLGASIGTFWPISVFFILSVVWIWKQRKQRTVFFALAWILPSWIIFEIVPTKLPHYVLPAMPALALLMAEALEARATSWASLWGRVVALLIPIVAVVMGLGAPIGLIFLEGTINPAAFGLGLVASGLGLLSYAVLTRGRVMAAFVLACLVAPILYLSLHGTIFPELRSVWISNQLQEAAWKVKPCESSEIASAGYSEPSLVFLTGTDTVLTDGKGAASFLLEAGCRLAIVEKRQEQAFLDALGESREKFEQATTVEGYKLNGGKWQTFGLYRYKM, encoded by the coding sequence ATGTCAGATCTTGGCCCATTCCCTTTGGATCCCCAGAGTCCTCCCGGCTACCCGCGCCAAAACGCAACCCCGCCTGAAGCCGACTGGATCACATCCCTCAGCGATTCAATCGAATCCGGCCTCAGCAAGCTGTGCTCATCGCGCACGAAATCCTTCATCGCACTCATGCTCTTTGCGCTCATCTGCTTCCTTCCGGGTTTCAATTCCATTCCGCCCGTCGACAGGGATGAAGCCCGCTTTGCACAGGCATCGAAGCAGATGATGGAATCGGGCGACTATGTCGACATCCGATTTCAGGACGGAACCCGCTACAAGAAGCCGGTTGGCATCTATTGGCTACAGGTGGCGAGTGCTGAACTGACAGGGAAGGGTGCAAACGCACCGATCTGGGCCTACCGCATTCCTTCTCTCGTTGGCGCACTTCTGAGCGTTGGTCTGACCTTTCTCATCGGCATGCGCATGGGCTCCGTCAGAAGTGGCATGCTGGCAGGCTTGGGCATGGCAGCTGCCATCCTGCTTGGTGTCGAAGCTCGGCTCGCCAAGACAGACGCCATGCTTCTGGCCACCATATTGGCAGTGCAGTGGCTCATCTGGGAGCTCTACGACCTGCGCAGTGGCCTCAGCAAACCCAAGGGCGCCCTTTTATGGATTGCGCTCGGCGTCGGCGTGCTCATCAAGGGTCCCATCATTCTCATGGTAAGCAGCCTCACGCTGATCGTGCTTGCCATCCGCGAACGCTCAATCGGCTGGCTGAAAGGCAACGGCTGGAAATTTGGCGTTCCTCTGTTCATCCTGATTACCCTGCCATGGTTCATCGCCATTGGCATCAAGACCGACTGGGCCTTCTTCTTCGATTCCGTCGGCCAGGACATGATGGCCAAGGTCGCCACGGGCAAGGAATCCCACGGAGCGCCTCCTGGAACCTACCTTGGTGCCAGCATCGGCACCTTCTGGCCAATCTCTGTCTTCTTCATTCTCTCGGTTGTCTGGATCTGGAAGCAACGCAAGCAACGGACGGTGTTTTTCGCTCTGGCGTGGATCCTTCCGAGCTGGATCATTTTTGAAATCGTGCCGACCAAACTGCCTCATTACGTCCTTCCCGCCATGCCCGCGCTGGCGCTTCTCATGGCTGAAGCCCTCGAAGCCAGAGCCACGAGCTGGGCAAGTCTCTGGGGCAGGGTCGTTGCGCTTTTGATCCCGATTGTCGCCGTGGTCATGGGCCTTGGAGCACCCATCGGCCTGATCTTCCTTGAGGGCACCATCAATCCGGCCGCCTTTGGCCTCGGTCTGGTCGCTTCGGGTCTTGGGCTGCTCAGTTATGCTGTCTTGACCCGCGGTCGTGTCATGGCAGCGTTTGTTCTCGCCTGCCTCGTTGCACCGATCCTTTATCTCTCCCTGCATGGAACCATTTTCCCGGAACTGCGTTCCGTCTGGATATCTAACCAGTTGCAGGAAGCCGCCTGGAAGGTCAAACCCTGTGAGAGCTCCGAGATTGCCAGCGCCGGATACAGCGAACCAAGCCTTGTGTTCCTGACCGGAACGGACACCGTGTTGACCGATGGCAAGGGCGCAGCAAGCTTCCTGCTCGAAGCAGGATGCCGCCTCGCCATTGTTGAAAAGCGACAGGAACAGGCTTTCCTTGATGCCCTTGGCGAAAGCCGTGAAAAATTCGAACAGGCCACCACCGTTGAAGGCTACAAGCTCAATGGTGGCAAATGGCAGACCTTCGGGCTTTATCGCTACAAGATGTAG
- a CDS encoding phosphatase PAP2 family protein, producing the protein MPQAAGPDWLLILVVACSLMALGFLFVDEAAAQWKASLPKETLDLFRSITRLGKSENYLVPSGIIALGLAFAPWDRLTLSAKAALFQVQMMALFIFVAVAGAGLSNNVIKIIIGRARPRYFEEFGAHYFNSPGWTSGFQSFPSGHSTTAGAMAIALTLLFPRLKWLWIAIGLWIAFSRVVVGAHYPSDIVAGFLYGATFAWMLAKYSTNRRLLFRVRGGFITLPKTGGLSLSRVMKALHMLIQKA; encoded by the coding sequence GTGCCGCAAGCGGCCGGTCCGGATTGGTTACTGATCCTTGTTGTCGCCTGTAGCTTGATGGCCCTCGGATTTCTGTTCGTGGACGAAGCCGCTGCGCAGTGGAAGGCGTCACTGCCGAAAGAAACCCTTGATCTTTTCCGTTCCATCACTCGGCTTGGCAAATCTGAGAACTATCTTGTTCCCTCCGGCATTATCGCGCTTGGCTTGGCTTTTGCTCCCTGGGACCGACTGACTTTGTCTGCCAAGGCGGCACTATTTCAGGTACAGATGATGGCCCTGTTCATCTTTGTGGCTGTTGCTGGAGCCGGGCTATCCAACAACGTGATCAAGATCATCATTGGCCGGGCACGCCCTCGCTATTTCGAGGAGTTCGGCGCACATTACTTCAATTCCCCAGGATGGACCTCCGGCTTCCAGAGTTTCCCGTCGGGTCATTCGACGACGGCGGGCGCCATGGCCATTGCCTTGACGCTGTTGTTCCCTCGTTTGAAATGGCTCTGGATAGCCATCGGGCTCTGGATTGCCTTTTCGCGGGTGGTGGTCGGTGCGCATTATCCGTCCGACATTGTGGCCGGCTTCCTTTATGGCGCGACTTTTGCCTGGATGCTGGCAAAATACAGCACAAACCGCCGCCTGCTGTTCCGTGTGCGCGGGGGATTCATTACATTGCCAAAAACTGGCGGACTTTCGCTTTCCAGAGTGATGAAAGCCCTTCACATGCTGATCCAAAAAGCCTAA
- a CDS encoding glycosyltransferase family 2 protein, giving the protein MLSTLPPLHHALEVSVVIPCKNEKDNLAFLIDEVGTALAGRSFELIIVDDGSDDGTDLFLRESATTRPWLRHIRHEKSCGQSNAVRTGLLFAKGEFIATLDGDGQNDPAFFPQMIDALKAGGPSCALAAGQRTKRTDGFVKKYGSRLANKIRQSMLKDNTRDSGCGLKVIRRQVFLNLPFFEAWHRFLPALVVREGLEVVHIDVLDRGRSHGTSKYGIFDRLWVGIIDLFGVLWLRKRRKKIPIISEIDLSGTTTDPR; this is encoded by the coding sequence ATGCTATCCACCTTGCCCCCGTTGCACCATGCACTTGAAGTCAGCGTGGTTATCCCTTGCAAGAACGAAAAGGACAATCTGGCTTTCCTGATCGATGAAGTCGGCACTGCGCTCGCTGGACGTAGCTTCGAGCTGATCATCGTTGACGATGGATCCGATGATGGCACGGACCTGTTCCTCAGGGAATCCGCGACGACCAGACCGTGGCTGCGTCATATCCGTCATGAGAAATCCTGCGGCCAGTCCAATGCCGTGCGTACTGGCCTGCTGTTTGCCAAGGGCGAGTTCATCGCGACGCTGGATGGTGATGGCCAGAACGACCCGGCCTTCTTCCCCCAGATGATCGACGCCCTGAAGGCAGGAGGGCCGTCCTGCGCACTCGCCGCCGGGCAACGCACCAAACGGACTGATGGTTTCGTCAAGAAATATGGCTCGCGCCTCGCCAACAAGATCCGTCAATCCATGCTCAAGGACAATACCCGGGATTCTGGTTGCGGGCTGAAGGTCATCCGCCGGCAGGTCTTCCTCAACTTGCCGTTCTTTGAAGCCTGGCACCGTTTTCTGCCTGCTTTGGTGGTACGTGAAGGCCTGGAGGTGGTTCATATCGACGTCCTCGACCGCGGGCGCAGCCATGGCACCTCCAAATATGGCATCTTCGATCGCCTCTGGGTTGGCATTATCGACCTGTTCGGCGTTCTCTGGCTGCGCAAACGCCGCAAGAAGATCCCGATCATCTCTGAGATCGACCTCAGCGGCACCACAACCGACCCAAGATAA
- a CDS encoding lipid-A-disaccharide synthase N-terminal domain-containing protein: protein MHSSLWNDIQSWLNTVFVAQWDVWLVLGFVAQAMFTMRFVVQWIASERAGKSIMPVAFWFFSIGGGALLFIYALKRADPVFIVGQGAGLLIYIRNVWLIIKEHKANKLLENTPIE from the coding sequence ATGCATTCGTCACTCTGGAACGATATTCAATCCTGGCTCAATACCGTCTTTGTTGCGCAGTGGGATGTCTGGCTGGTGCTTGGCTTTGTCGCACAGGCCATGTTCACCATGCGTTTTGTGGTCCAGTGGATCGCCAGCGAACGCGCCGGAAAATCCATCATGCCCGTTGCCTTCTGGTTCTTCTCCATCGGCGGTGGTGCCTTGCTCTTCATCTATGCCCTGAAGCGCGCCGACCCGGTCTTCATCGTTGGGCAAGGGGCTGGCCTGCTGATCTACATACGCAACGTCTGGCTGATCATCAAGGAACACAAGGCCAACAAGCTGTTGGAAAATACCCCGATCGAATAG
- the metC gene encoding cystathionine beta-lyase has protein sequence MQKKKNCTKNYHTDTRLITTGRPTEDHGCFVNPPVIHASTVLFESTDHLYGGKAKYYYGRRGTPTTNALCEALTDLEGAAGTVLTPSGLAACSLALLSACKCGDHVLITDSAYEPTRNFATQVLTPMGVEVEYYDPRIGGEINTLFRPNTSAVFTESPGSQTFEIQDIPAIVAAAHARDILVLLDNTWATPLFFDSMGHGIDITIQAGTKYIVGHSDVMLGTISANERAWPRLLEVHGAMGYHVGPDDVYLALRGLRTMSVRLKQHQESAMALAKWLQARPEVDRVLYPALESDPGYEIWKRDFTGACGLLGFVLRDCSQKQAFAFIDALELFGLGYSWGGFESLVTHVDPRGYRTATTWTEPGQLLRLHIGLEDADDLKADLEKGFAALV, from the coding sequence ATGCAAAAAAAGAAAAACTGCACAAAAAACTATCACACTGATACACGATTAATCACCACTGGTCGTCCTACCGAAGACCATGGTTGTTTTGTCAATCCTCCCGTGATTCATGCGTCGACTGTGCTGTTCGAGTCTACAGATCATCTGTACGGTGGCAAGGCTAAGTATTACTACGGCCGACGCGGAACGCCAACAACAAATGCGCTTTGTGAGGCATTGACGGATCTCGAGGGAGCCGCGGGCACCGTTTTGACGCCTTCAGGTCTGGCGGCGTGTTCCCTCGCCCTGCTCTCGGCCTGTAAATGCGGCGACCATGTTCTGATTACGGACAGTGCCTATGAGCCGACGCGGAATTTTGCCACACAGGTGCTGACGCCCATGGGCGTGGAGGTGGAATATTACGACCCTCGGATCGGAGGCGAAATAAACACCCTGTTCCGTCCGAACACCAGCGCCGTATTCACCGAGTCACCTGGCTCGCAGACTTTCGAGATACAGGACATACCTGCGATCGTCGCAGCCGCGCACGCGCGTGATATCCTTGTGCTGCTCGACAACACATGGGCAACGCCTTTGTTCTTTGACAGTATGGGCCATGGGATCGACATCACCATTCAGGCTGGTACCAAATATATCGTCGGGCATTCCGATGTCATGCTGGGTACGATCTCGGCCAACGAACGTGCCTGGCCCCGGCTTCTGGAGGTCCATGGCGCAATGGGTTATCATGTCGGGCCAGATGATGTCTATCTGGCGCTCCGTGGCCTGAGGACCATGTCGGTGCGTTTGAAGCAGCATCAGGAAAGCGCTATGGCTTTGGCTAAATGGTTGCAGGCCCGTCCGGAGGTGGATCGTGTTCTCTACCCGGCGCTAGAGAGTGATCCCGGTTACGAGATCTGGAAGCGGGACTTCACAGGTGCTTGCGGGCTGCTTGGTTTTGTGCTCAGGGATTGCAGCCAGAAGCAGGCCTTTGCCTTTATCGATGCGCTGGAGTTGTTCGGACTTGGCTATTCCTGGGGTGGTTTTGAAAGCCTTGTAACCCATGTGGATCCGCGCGGCTACAGAACAGCAACAACATGGACCGAGCCGGGCCAGCTGTTGCGGCTGCATATCGGTCTTGAGGATGCTGACGATCTCAAGGCTGATCTGGAAAAGGGTTTTGCAGCCCTTGTTTAG